The Coffea arabica cultivar ET-39 chromosome 4e, Coffea Arabica ET-39 HiFi, whole genome shotgun sequence genome includes a window with the following:
- the LOC113741811 gene encoding protein MIZU-KUSSEI 1-like has product MKTIMAKNIQDPASKRQFHWTTKVSNEDEEVSTKSCSKAIEEVRGEKDKVPVDSNSSKNLLEQVKREDDKQVQESAATSANATRKKLQAIAVSRLRSVLTAFGRHRAHFQQGLGTRVVGTLFGNRRGHVHFAFQKDPNSQPVFLIELATPITGLVREMASGLARIALECDKEEKKSTRLLEEPRWRTYCNGKRCGFATRRDCGPKEWNILKAVEPISMGAGVLPGNADDAAESDGELMYMRAKFERVVGSRDSEAFYMMNPDSNGAPELSIYLLRV; this is encoded by the coding sequence ATGAAGACAATCATGGCAAAGAATATCCAGGACCCTGCTTCCAAGAGGCAGTTTCACTGGACAACCAAGGTCAGTAATGAAGATGAAGAGGTTTCAACCAAGTCCTGCTCCAAAGCTATTGAAGAAGTAAGAGGGGAGAAGGATAAGGTGCCTGTAGACTCAAATTCTTCAAAGAACCTTCTAGAGCAGGTGAAAAGGGAAGATGATAAACAGGTGCAAGAATCAGCAGCTACTTCTGCTAATGCTACAAGGAAGAAACTGCAAGCAATAGCAGTTTCTAGGCTGCGCTCTGTTCTGACGGCTTTTGGTCGACACAGGGCGCATTTTCAGCAAGGTCTTGGCACTAGAGTGGTGGGAACACTCTTTGGCAACAGAAGAGGACACGTACATTTTGCATTCCAGAAGGATCCCAATTCACAACCAGTCTTCTTGATTGAGCTTGCTACACCTATAACTGGATTGGTTCGTGAAATGGCTTCTGGTTTGGCTCGGATTGCATTGGAATGTgacaaggaagaaaagaagagcaCAAGACTACTAGAAGAGCCTCGATGGAGGACTTACTGCAATGGAAAGAGGTGTGGCTTTGCTACAAGGAGGGACTGTGGACCAAAAGAATGGAATATATTGAAGGCCGTGGAGCCCATTTCGATGGGAGCAGGAGTTCTGCCTGGAAATGCAGATGATGCTGCGGAGTCTGATGGAGAACTGATGTACATGAGAGCTAAGTTCGAGAGAGTTGTTGGTTCTAGAGATTCGGAGGCATTTTACATGATGAATCCTGATAGCAATGGAGCTCCTGAACTCAGTATTTACTTGCTTAGAGTCTAA
- the LOC113741236 gene encoding protein Dr1 homolog codes for MEPMDIVGRTKEDASLPKATMTKIIKEMLPPDVRVARDAQDLLIECCVEFINLISSESNEVCGKEEKRTIAPEHVLKALEVLGFGDYIEEVHAAYEQHRNETMDTVRAGKWSNGAEMTEEEALAEQQRMFAEARARMNGGAIVPPTVPKQPDSEPEPSLNS; via the exons ATGGAACCGATGGACATAGTTGGGCGAACAAAAGAAGACGCTTCTCTTCCTAAAG CCACTATGACAAAAATTATTAAAGAGATGCTGCCTCCAGATGTTCGTGTCGCAAGAGATGCACAGGATCTTTTGATTGAATGCTGTGTAG AGTTCATTAATCTTATTTCATCAGAGTCGAATGAAGTTTGCggcaaagaagagaaaagaacgATTGCCCCTGAACATGTTTTGAAGGCTTTAGAG GTTCTTGGTTTTGGGGATTACATCGAAGAAGTTCATGCTGCTTATGAACAACACAGAAATGAGACTATG GATACTGTAAGAGCTGGGAAGTGGAGCAATGGAGCTGAAATGACTGAAGAAGAAGCATTGGCTGAGCAACAGAGGATGTTTGCCGAGGCACGTGCTAGAATGAATGGTGGTGCCATTGTTCCTCCTACAGTCCCCAAGCAACCGGACTCAGAACCTGAGCCCAGTTTGAATAGCTAA